The following are encoded together in the Drosophila takahashii strain IR98-3 E-12201 chromosome X, DtakHiC1v2, whole genome shotgun sequence genome:
- the MAPk-Ak2 gene encoding MAP kinase-activated protein kinase 2, producing MLSLQNQRQPKTTALVDDYEISDTVLGLGINGKVVQCTHRRSKQNYALKVLLDNEKARREVDLHWRVSGCRHIVNIIDVYENTYSGRKCLLVVMECMEGGELFQRIQDKADGAFTEREAAQIMHEICAAIDYLHSRDIAHRDLKPENLLYTTSQPNAILKLTDFGFAKETFTNDTLQTPCYTPYYVAPEVLGPEKYDKSCDIWSLGVVMYIIMCGFPPFYSNHGLAISPGMKKRIRTGQYDFPDPEWTNVSPAAKDLIKGMLNVDPSKRLRIQDVIRNKWIAQFNAVPQTPLCTGRMLKEGEETWPEVQEEMTRSLATMRVDYDQMQIKALDKSNNPLLTKRRKKIEEIYAGNATRN from the exons ATGCTTTCGCTGCAGAACCAACGGCAACCCAAGACCACCGCCCTGGTGGACGACTACGAGATCTCGGACACCGTTCTGGGCCTCGGGATCAACGGAAAGGTGGTGCAGTGCACCCACCGTCGCTCCAAACAGAACTATGCCCTCAAGGTGCTGCTGGATAACGAGAAGGCGCGCCGCGAGGTGGATCTCCATTGGCGGGTCAGCGGCTGTCGGCACATTGTGAACATCATCGATGTGTACGAGAACACCTATAGTGGAAGGAAGTGCCTGCTGGTGGTCATGGAGTGCATGGAGGGCGGCGAGCTCTTCCAGAGGATTCAGGACAAGGCCGATGGGGCCTTCACCGAACGCGAGGCTGCCCAAATAATGCACGAGATCTGCGCGGCGATAGACTATCTGCACAGTCGCGATATCGCACATCGCGACTTGAAGCCGGAGAACTTGCTGTACACCACCTCACAGCCGAATGCGATCCTCAAGCTGACGGACTTTGGCTTCGCCAAGGAGACATTCACCAATGACACGCTGCAGACGCCCTGCTACACTCCCTATTACGTGG CTCCCGAGGTCCTGGGTCCCGAGAAGTATGACAAGAGCTGTGACATCTGGTCCCTGGGCGTGGTGATGTACATCATAATGTGCGGATTCCCGCCTTTCTACAGCAACCACGGCCTGGCCATTTCGCCCGGCATGAAGAAGCGCATCCGCACCGGCCAGTATGACTTTCCCGATCCGGAATGGACGAACGTAAGCCCGGCGGCCAAGGATCTGATCAAGGGCATGCTGAACGTGGATCCCAGCAAGCGTTTGCGCATCCAGGACGTCATCCGGAACAAGTGGATCGCCCAGTTCAATGCGGTGCCGCAGACGCCACTCTGCACGGGCCGGATGCTCAAGGAGGGCGAGGAAACCTGGCCGGAGGTGCAGGAGGAGATGACACGATCGCTGGCTACCATGCGCGTGGACTACGATCAG ATGCAAATAAAGGCGCTGGACAAGTCGAACAATCCGCTGCTCACGAAGCGCAGGAAAAAGATCGAGGAGATATATGCGGGCAATGCGACACGCAACTAA